The DNA region agggattatggggatactagaggaatttggccggttcttggGGTTTAAATTGAATAAgggcaaaagtgaggtttttgtgGTCCAGGCAAGGGGTGCAGGAGAGGAAATTtggggagatgccattcaaggtggtgggagggagctttaggttcttaggtatccaggtggcacgggaatgaggACAGCTCCACAAATTGAATCTGGGTAGGcgagtagagcagatggaggggatttccggagatgggacgtgctcccgctgtctctggcggggagggtacagactttgaaaatgacagtcctcctgaggttgctgtttgtttttcagtgtctcccaatttttatccccaaggcgtttTTTTAGGAAGGTAAATGCGGTAATCTCAGGATTTATTTGGGCCGGTAAAATCCCGCGGGTGAGGAAGATGCTGCTggagcggggacgtggggacgggggactggctcttccgaactttattaactattactgggcagcgaatatatcgatggtcaggatgtgggaaatgggggaggggtcagtgcgcaAAAGGAGTGGAGGATGTTCCCCAAGCTACCGGAGTACACGCTGTTGGAACAACTGCTGCTTCCTGACGAGattgggggagggcaggattggagatatatatgggtggttgtgGGGAGTAGGGTGGGGCACAGGTGGTGAGTATAAAtagtaaatgggaggaagagctgaggaGGGAATTGATTGAGGGCTGTGGTATGAGGCGTAAGCCAGAAAACATATCATTGTGCTCCAGATAAAGAAACAAGAATAAAGTTATATTTCTCGAGAGCCTTTCAAATCTCAGGACAAATACCCTGCAAATGTATGCAGCTGCTGTTAAAATGGTCCTAGCTGTATGGACTATTTGATTAAATTCCTGCAGGAACGGTGTGCATATATTGAGATGCGCAATAAAATTAACATCACTAGAGTAGCTTGTATTTAAATGCAGCATTCCTAGGGACCATAATCATTCTTACTTGGCTCTAGTTAACCCTCAAGCCAATGCTCCAACAGGTAAGGGTGGCACTAGGTGCAAAAGCAACAGCATTATGGAAATAATGCACAGCATTTCCTGCTTCGCTTCTAAATAGAGAAATGGATTCCCCAATTGTCAGGAACCCTTAATGGGTTATGTTTAAAATGCATTATACTTTACTGATTTGTTTTTATTCTTGCAACTGTAACACACAGTCATCCTTCCATCATTTGTAGTTTGCAGTGTGATGCATGCTACTCTTTGTTTCATCTTTTGCACAGTCTCCAGCCAATGGATCCCATACTACTCCAACATCCACACATTAAATTCATCTGGTTAATTAAGACTGGCAACTTGACCCCAACCTCTTTTGAGTCAGCCTTTCCACTAAACAAGAGCAGCCTGTGTTTATGTAGAGCCTTTAACAAGAAAATTACCAAAGGACTTCACagacaaaacccaccacaaattgaCACTAGGCCAGGACAGTTGATAATAGTGCAGATGACCCAAAGGCTGGTCAAAGTGGTCGGTTCCAAAGGGGGTCTTAATGGAGGAATgagatttggagaggtggagatgtttcggGAGGAGATTCCAGAGCTTAGTGTCTGCTCAGCTGGAACTACTGCCACCAAAGGTGGGGcaaagagagtgggggacaggcaaGAGGTCAGAGTTGGAGGAAGGCAAAGTTatcagagggttgtagggctggaggaggtaacagagataaggaggaacaaGTCCATGCAAGGTTAGTGCTGAGAGACAGCACGATCCTTGACAAGGCATCACAACATCAGTTTAGATTATATACTGGGATCCATATGGAGGCCAGACATCGTGTTAGAATGTAGGTCATGGCACCTTTCGGCCTTACATGAATTTGCATAATATCTACATATTACTGATTGGAAAATCTGTGCTTCACCATCCAAACTAGGAAGTGAAGAACAGCGACCTGGCCAAGGTTCTGGAGGACTGCTGGAACTTGTAATCAAAGTTACCTCCTTCTTAACAGGAAGGAAGAGAAAGTACAGCTGGAGGAAAGTATGATCCATGCTGGGAATCATTGTTTGCTCAGGTACAAAGCAAAAACAAATTCTTCAGAATGCTCTTGTGAGCTCTGGATCCCAGCATGTTAAGGGATTATTGATATTTATTCCAGAGAAGCCGCCTCTGCCTACTGAAATATAACAAAGGCCCAGTTCTCCAAATGCGCAACCTGTAAGTCTGATGTGATATAATGTTGTGTTGGGGCTCCAATTTAATTAACcaactaaaaaaaaatgtttacaaaTAAACTCGGCGACACATTGAACTTGATAAACCTTTTGTTCCAGAGTACGGTTTGTTTGCACAAATTAAAGTCAGCATACAGATAACATCACTTTAACAAATATATCCCTGGTACAAAGTGCAATAACATTTCAGTATATGGCACTGACCCAGTTTCCATCAAGTCTCACAAACATTTGTGACCGTTGCACGGCCAAGAGGTGTCAGCGGTTGGTGCCAATTATTTGTGGAATAGGGGGATTGTGCAAGGGAAAGGCAAGGAAAATAGTTATGAAAGCAACTCTTAAAACCGTCCCAAACATTTTGGAGAGCGATCTGCGCTCTGTCAAGAAAACAGACGCCCTCCTCATTCCTTTGTTAATGGCTGCCAGATGTGAACTGGACAAAGCTGTGCTGCTTCAGCACAATCTGGAGAAGCAGAACTTCACTAAGCAGCTTCTCTCTGACAATCTCTCATCCAGGGAAATGGATGTGGAAACGAAAATCAtcatgcagtgtgtgtggaggatggGCTGCTTCTGGGTGGACTATCGCCATGCGGTTATGTAACTGGAGAATAGGGTCTCTGTCAATGATTCACATTCCAAAGCTGTTCGAGGGTAGATTACGAAAGAcacagggtggtggggggtgggagtgactGGTGTATATATATAAAGGTGTGGGGAAGCTAACCAACTGTTCGGAAGAGCTGCGTTTACAGCGTTTTATTCACAATTGCATTAAAGGTAAACCCCTACTTTGATTGATTGCTGAATCCAAGTGAATTGAGATTTGTGCCACACGCTGTTTACGGTAAGCACAAAGAGGTCAGTGGCAGCAGTTGAACCGGGCTGCCTAAAGTCCAGGAGAGGAggtagtgggtggggaggggtggggagagtgtctTCTTGTATTTAATTGTGTGTCTGTTTTATGGCAGGGAAGCTGAAGGAGGAGGATGGCACAGTGCAAGATGTTTGggctcctgctgctgttcctcttttcCATTTCCCCTTGCTTCGCAAAGTCCGACTGTGTGGTGAGCAATTTCCAAGTGAAAGAAAACTTCAACAAGACCAGGGTAAGTTGTTGGTATTAATAGGGGAAGTCAGGAGGAGGAGATGAGCTCCCCGACAGCTGACCCCTTTTTCTCTTCCAGTATGCGGGGAAATGGCACGCCTTCGCAAAGAAGGACCCAGTGGGCATTTTTCTGGAGAGTAACATTCACGCCGAGTTCAAGATTGAAAACGAGACGATGACCGCCAAAGCGACTGGACTGGTTACCTTACTGCCGTAAGCACTTAGTCCCTGTGCAGGCCAGCCTTCACTGAGAGCCTTGTCTCCATtattaacccaccacacacactctctctctattctaACTGTATTTATTTTATTAATGCAGCGAGTGGATCGTGTGCGCCGAAATGATGGGGACTTTCAACAACACAGAAGACCCCGCCAAGTTCAAACTGAAATATTGGGGAGCAGCCGAGCACCTCCAGAAAGGCAGTGAGTAATCTGGCCCTGGTGCAGGAGCCCAGCAGGCAGATCTATTTCCCAGCATTTCATCTGCTACACATTGGCATCTCAGGGTCACGCCCACCTTTAAACCTTCCAATCCGGTTACTGATCTTAAAGGAACTTGGGCGTTCCGAGAGACAGCACAAAataatcccgacaatgcagaaggaggccattcggcccatcgagtcagcaccgcccctccaaaagagcgccccccctacccccataaccccatctcacctgcacatctttggacactaaaggtaaattgagcatggccaatccaattaacctgcacatctttggactgtgggaggaaactggagcacccggaggaaacccacgcagacacggggagaacgtgcagactcctcacagacacccacggctggcaccgtgaggcagcagtgctaaccacctttttaaaaaattgttcacaTTTATCCCATTTTGTTTTAATTAGAATCGCTACCATTAAATCCAAAAGGACAGCCCTTTCCAAAAACTACACCTGCCCCTCAAGCAGGGCAAAGCTGGTGAAGAGGATTATAGGATGGCTCCTGCTCAAAGAGAAGACATTCTGTCTGTCCTTTCTTTGCTGCCCCTCTGTAGGAGCAACTCACCCCGTGCCCCTCCCCCTTTGCCCTTTCCCCATAGCTCTACAATTTTCACCTTTCCAAACAATTATCTAATTCTCTTTCCAAAGTCTCGGTTGCCCCTGTTTCCATTacactcacaggcagtgcattccagaccctatccACTCGCTATGTGAAAGAGACTTTCCTCATGTTACCACCGCTTCTCTGGCCAATCACCTTATTctggt from Scyliorhinus torazame isolate Kashiwa2021f chromosome 16, sScyTor2.1, whole genome shotgun sequence includes:
- the rbp4 gene encoding retinol-binding protein 4, with the translated sequence MAQCKMFGLLLLFLFSISPCFAKSDCVVSNFQVKENFNKTRYAGKWHAFAKKDPVGIFLESNIHAEFKIENETMTAKATGLVTLLPEWIVCAEMMGTFNNTEDPAKFKLKYWGAAEHLQKGNDDHWIIDTDYDNYAITYTCRKLNDNGTCADSYSFVFSRDPKGLTSESQRVVRKWQDHLCLAYRYRRVAQTGACP